The following are from one region of the Gossypium hirsutum isolate 1008001.06 chromosome D03, Gossypium_hirsutum_v2.1, whole genome shotgun sequence genome:
- the LOC107904190 gene encoding CASP-like protein 5A2, with the protein MNVSHASVHPVEDPPTTDGTGGGNNNEVPGVRMKDVQGMPGTLGGLVLWICQFAFAVVGLCVMATTSDFPSVTAFCFLVAATGLQSLWSLSLAIIDIYALLVRRSLQNSRVVTLFTIGDGITSTLTFAAACASAGITVLIDNNLDSCAQNHCTQFETSTAMAFVCWFTALPSFLLNFWSLASQ; encoded by the exons ATGAATGTGAGCCATGCCTCGGTTCATCCAGTGGAAGATCCGCCGACCACCGACGGGACCGGCGGAGGTAACAACAACGAGGTGCCGGGAGTGAGGATGAAGGATGTTCAGGGAATGCCTGGTACGCTAGGTGGGCTTGTGTTGTGGATATGTCAGTTTGCTTTTGCAGTTGTGGGACTTTGTGTCATGGCTACCACTAGTGATTTCCCTTCAGTTACTGCCTTTTG CTTCCTTGTTGCTGCAACTGGCTTGCAGAGTTTGTGGAGCTTGTCGTTAGCTATTATTGACATTTATGCCCTTTTAGTGAGGCGTTCCTTGCAGAATTCTCGTGTTGTTACTTTGTTTACTATTGGTGATGGA ATCACATCAACTCTCACATTTGCTGCAGCTTGTGCTTCTGCCGGCATTACCGTTCTCATCGACAACAATCTTGATAGCTGTGCCCAAAACCATTGCACTCAGTTCGAAACCTCCACTGCAATGGCCTTCGTTTGCTGGTTTACTGCATTACCTTCGTTTCTCTTGAACTTTTGGTCACTTGCATCCCAATAG